aaTTGGGTGGTAGGTACCTAGAATTCTCTTTTGGACAACCAAACATCGCCCTAGACCCAAGCAAACTAGCTCTACACCAATCATTGCCATCAAACTTTGAACAAGCAACCATCATGAGCTTTGATTTACAATACCAATCACTGACCATCtcccttttgctcttaaagccacaaagagctctaagttgtccatccatttcaagcaaaccatattcaagtgagaaagtaaagtTTAAGggtaagaattttacccacttgaatgttgtgttggatggtgacttaggaaggGATATCTCCAATGGTTCTTCAAGTACTATTCCTTTATGCTCTTCCTTAGTTATTTCCACCTCTTGACAACtttcttcaacttctccttGCTTGCCAACTTCTTCCAATTCCTCTTCATCATCAATCAAGTCAAACTTTGGAGGTTGTGTGAAATCTACTTCAACATCAACTTTACATTCATTGGAAGAGTCTTCAACAAGGTCACCAATGTCAATTGATGGGGAGTTGCCTTTAATAACTTCAACTTCATATTCcatgggagaggattccatttaggacaagaattcatcaatgatggAATCTTCCTCTTGATCGACCTCCTTAAATCCTTCAACTCTAATATGTCTTGGAGGtcgtacaccctcctcaacatcaaattcaagtTTTTTGGAGAGAGGTTCTTGAGTCTCCCATGgtggttctgcatctcctaagtcttcaaccacttcttccttttcttcaacaatcataggttcctccaattgCTCCAATACAAAGTCCAACTCCTCCTTCTCCATCGGATTTTTAtatatctccttcatgctatgctcttcttttgatcCTTCACATGTGGCCACGGAagcaccttgagtgttcaagcattggaaGGCTAAAGTGTGTACTACCTTTGTCAAGTTAGTCACAAACTCAAATGTGTTCTTTTGCATGTCCGCTTGCCCTTGAAGTAGCAAGGTGAGAAAATcatctattggggcttggggtggataggagggttcattaaTTTGGAaaaagggttcatagtaggaaggtggttcttcttggtagtggtgtggagattgtgtgtattgaggtggttctaaAGGTTTTCACTCATAATGATCACAAAGATGAGGTAGGGTGATTagtcatatgatggatatggatcacaTGTAGGTATTTGGTAAAGAggagcttgtgagtatggttgaggatCATCTTGAGGATGAGGTTCAAAGGTATAGTGTGGTGGGTGTTGATTGTCACAAAGAggttcaccatagccattgaatCGATATGCATTATGATGGGATTATACTTATAAGTAttcggaggttgttgccaagaggagCGATCGATTCCTTGAGACTCCTCCCATTcttgattgttccatccttgatacatGTTGTCATTGACGttcacatttcctacaacatagttttaaccaaactcatagccaaaagggtgagaattcatagtgaaatCAAAAACAAAACTAACAAAGTCCTAAAGCTAACAAAAACTAGCAAAAAAATGAAAGGCAAACATATTGACAATATtaacatatgtacaataaccaataacaagcgCACATttgtaattccccggcaacggcgccattttgatgaactAATTTTTGATtatatagaatttcacaaataaaatctCATTGCatgtatagtttctaaaccaataaataatcctttcatgcaaaaattttgttgtcacaagtaacaaaccccaataaaaataataatcgaagtattcaaacctcgtgcatctctcaaaggaattacagggaagtgttcttgttattggttatggaacaagtattttggggttttgaataggagacatgaaagataaattgcaagagagtaaataaaactcaaatgtaaaaaggtcttggcaaggaaTAATGGTCAAGGATCTTTATCCTtgtcactaaccacaatatgataTTTGCAAGGATCAaccattaagtcatcctctaacgaATAAAGGAAAGTAAAATGAGCTACACTAATCCTAATCCATAGGTCCTAACCTTCTCACAAATTAATTTGGGGAAAGCTAGAGTCAATGGACACCAATTATCaacacttggacattagtaactcaagttcacctaagttaccatcccaagccaagaacactaaaatctactctaacatccttccaagcattttatcaaacacttggaaggcataaaaggaaaacaaagTTAAATTGCAAGAGAAATAAATCTACAACTATCAAATTATGAACAATAACAACAACTAAAGAAAGCACAAttaacatgaattacctcaaattgcataaaaataaaataaaaggaacaagAGTGTATCAACAACAAAGTATAGGAACAAAGGAGattgcaacaaaagaatagaacaAAATGTAGCGACAAGAAATTGAGAAGGGGAAGTAGAtgagaacaagaattaaagcctagatctaagaagaaaTTAACCTAACcataatcctaattctagagagaagatagagcttctctctctagaaacctATCCGAAAAGCATGATAAAATTCAActaaactacttctaaaactactTGGTAACTAACTCCCCTAATGCTCTTTCATTCCTTGGGTTTAATAGCATCAGaagtgagttggatttgggcctgggaagcccagaaatcgcccccagcggaTTCActttaagtgggtcatgtgcgagcaccgacgcgtacgcgtcgatggcaTTTTctatccacgcgtgcgcatctgTTGCACGTATGTGTCACCATACGACTTCACTTTTCCACGGGTGTGCGTCTGCTGTGCGTGCGCGTTGATCTCAGCATCCcaaatctttattttttcatgaattctctactttgcatgcttttctcttcactcctttgatccattcctagccttttcattctgaaatcactaacaaacacatcaaggcatctagtggaatcaaaggtgaatcaaaattaacaatttaagggcctaaaaagcatgtttttacacttaagtaTAATTTAGGAGAAAATtatgaaaccatgctattttcttgaataaatgtgggaaaaatgGGTAAAATCCACCTAAATTAAGTACAaaatgtaccacgaaatagtggtgcatcaccTACCAGGTGAGCATAATGTCTCTgctattttcaatattttttatctctCTCCTTTTGATATGAACACAGATTCAAGGACGAATCTTTTTGAGGAAGGAGGGAATGATACATGCTCGAAAAGACAACTAGGACATTCTAAGGCAAAAGGACAGAATGAGAATTTCACACTTGCAGAAGGCCCCATCACTAGATCACGTGCAAAAAAGCTCAAGGAGAGTTTTGGAAACTTGGCAGCACTTTTGCATAAGGAGTTACATCAGTTCTAACCAAGGAAGAATGGGTAAGACCCATTGGGCTAAGTCAGGGCAGCAAGAAGCCCAATAATGCTTTTCAAGTTCAGTGGGAGGCataatttatcattaaattttgaaattttaggCCTTTGTTTTAGTTTGTTTTGCGGTTAGAGTTTGTTAGAAGATTTGTTTAGTTCTGATTTgcttagtagtatttttagaaatttttaatttaaatcaaatctgatctaatccATTAGATcaaatctaatttaaattttaaaatcttatcttatttttgttagtttgttAGGGGACTATTTAAACACCTTTGGTGAGACCATTACATAACTTTTGATGAATAAATTTTTCGTTGttttaagcacatttttattgtGTGATTAAGTGAGTTGAGTGATTTTCTTTGCTTGTTGCATGAAGAAGATTGAAGGATCCAAAGATAAGGTGATATGTGTGGTGGTTTCTTTCAGTTTTTATTCCTTTGATCTAGGTTATCAAGGATAGGTTCTTTGAAGGTCTAGTAGGAAATCCCTTTCAGTTTCCTAGGTTGCTAAGAATAGGTTTCTTAGAGATCTAATAGAAAAAATCCCATTTATCAATCTTTTTGTGTTTCCGCTATGTCCTTTACTAAATAAtccttatctattgtattaaaATCCCTAAGCctctattaatttttcttatcacttgggcgtgccccttggcattttggcgtttaacgccctcTCTTGGCTCTCTTCCAGCGCATGGCACACCATGTATTGTTTTTTCCTTGGGTGCTGTATTTTGAGCTGCAATGGTGAGGGCCGTTTCAGACCCAAACTCCCACTATAGATATATGCATATAGTTTTTAaactctgaatgttagctttctaacgccaCTGAAAccacctcatttggacctctctAACTCTATTTATGATCACTTCAGTATGAAGAGGTCAGGATTGGCAGCATTACAAATTCTGCTTCCCAGGGGTTAGCTTCTCTTAGGGCATGGCACGCTTTCCTTGCTGCCCTGCACGCCCTTCCTTGATTGCTTCTAGGGAGCTTGGCTCCTTCCCGAGCGTGGCATGCCTCCCTTCCTCGTAGCACACCAGCTTTGCATATTcaaagggcgtggcacgcctgcTCCCAACGTATCATGCCTATGTTCTTGAAGCAGATTCGTGCGTATGCACAAGGCATGTGTACGGACAACAAGGCACATTTAGAacttgtgtgtacgcacaccACGAGAGGCCTTCTCTGATTGGAGCGTGAGCACCTATGTGTACATACGCACACTTTCTATTTCTTTGAAAAGCTCTGTTGTGTTACTCTTTGATCATTCTCTCTTGGTTACTtgatttttatttctttaaatcctgtattttcttaaaagaaaagtatagatagacaatgaaaatactaaataatgtgAACAATGGATTATCGGATGTTTATTTTACTAGGTGTACTGatggttattctaatattaagatttaggtggATAATTTGGAGGTGTAGTGTGTTTTGATTTGATTGGTGGTTGTTCATGTTATTCAAGAAAGTTATTGATTACCTAGTATTACCCTTTCTTAAAAACACTTAGTAAATACCTTAGTAccaaaaaatacttaaaattaatgAGATTATAAGATGAAATTgtaattaaatctaaaaaaataagaattaaaaacaagaaaaataattaaagatacGAACGCATCGTTACTCTTGCTCTTTTTAGAAGCATTTTTTCTAGAGTATAATTCAAGTTCCCCTTATGACTATAAGTGATACAGTTCTACAATTTTACCACTATATTAACATTTTTGTTGATATTCCTTCCCTTTTAAAATATCTATCATTTAAAACTTtggtatataaataattttgtatatctaaacttaaaatttatctaaaacatattgaatttttaatgtacTAAATCTTCAAAAGAATGGATAAAGAAGGGAATATAATTCAGGATTAAAGTCCTCTTtttggaagaagaaaaaatatgtttttatctttttttttatccgAACACATGAAATCCTAGAATGCTTACATGTGCAAACTTGCTCACTATatttttgtttcctttttaatatatatttttcaataacGTGTAACCTGAATTCATGGTTAATTTGTTACAAACATGATTAACTCATTGTTTACACACATGAATATAAAAAgctttatgttatatatatatttaatttgttgaaaGAGGGAAGCCAATTCCATGTCTGTGTGTAGGAAATACAACAAACAACATGCTGCAGAAAACACCAATTCCAACTGGCAATGCAGTGAGTATTTCCTGTGTCTCATTATCTGGTGCTGGAAAGAAGCAATTCGCCACATTGGGATCAAATAATGCAACCGCCGCAAACACCATAACCGACATCACTGCATGCATGAAATCTATAAACCGGATACTATATTTAGCAGCAAGTTCAGGTGGAAGAGTTGTTGATCCATCAATGATCCACAAGCCCCTGAACGTGGCAAAACCATAGCAGATGTTTCCTTTGCTGTCTCTGAAGCTATCTGTGAAGCATAGAAGGAAGCAGGAGGCGGCGCAGATAGCTACGAGGAAAGAAGTCATTGTCTTCGCGGCTGAGTCACAGTTGCCAAGGTTTGTGAATATTGGAGAAAGAAGCTGGAATGCGAGGACAGTGCCGGTTGGTAGAAGGTTTGCCAAATGTGCTGTGCTCTCAAATGTCTGGCTAATTGCTTTCTGTACAAGGTTCCGCTCTGCTTCCGGAACCTCTGTGTTTCGCAGAAGAGGGAGCTCTTCTTCATCTTTGTGTTTATTCTTATTAGGATCGTCAAATTCAAGCTTGATGTCCATGAACTAAAAGATTGAAACTAGAACCTGTAAACTATCTCTGCTGTTCTGTTTTTGCAGCATTGTTTTTGTTGAAATGGTATATAGCTTTATATGCAGGGAAATAACGAGCTAATATGAGTGGAGACAGAGAGtgggaaaagaaaagaaaggaaagtaTAGGAAGGGAGGTTTGTTATTTCTTGCAAGAAACACAAACTGAAAAACTTGATGATGCAGTATTATATATGAACAGGATGAAGATTTAACTAAGAAGGGAAACATTCTTTTGGCttttaatgcatgcaagacCGTTAGGTGAGATAAGAGATTGATTCGTCAGAACTTGTTTATGAGGGTGTATTGGGTGTGTACGCTGCCGCTACAAGTACCTTGCCGGTTACATGTTGTTGCTTCAATTTGAACCGATCACTTTAAAATTataatcttttctttttctgtatttattataatttgtattttgaaattaatttcaCAAGATTTGAGTTTAGTGCCCGACACGCATGTTTGGCTGGGGCTGGGATCCAATGGCTGTTAAGTATTAACACGCCTTAATCTGCCAAGGGCTTAGGGTCACACTATTAACCAACACTTTATAGCTTAAAGGGATATAGTGTGTTGACTCCATTATTGCAAACTCAGCCTTATATATTGTTGGACTGAGTTTTTGGCCTGTACATTTTTTCATAGCCTAAACTCTGGAggaatattttttgtttttaattcatttgCGATCATTAACATATTTTACACTGAATTATCCTCTTTAGATATTCATCTAATATTGTCATCGGGTAATAACTTGGCATTTTATCCTTTTCAAATAGatgatattatatttttaattaattaactcaTAAATCTTTTATTTGTCGGTTCTTTTATAGCTCAGTTATTTAAGAgtaaaaatattctttttagttagtattatttaaaattaaatatgtggcaatttaaaatcatatttgttgagttaagaaattaattaatataattgataatgACAAACATTAGAttattgagttaattatttaattagttttGATTATTTTAACTTAGTGATGCAGGCCAAAATTAATATACAAAAGCagtctaaattaaataaaagcaaaaaaaataaGGTTGGTGGGCTACAAATCAATAGAAGTCCGAAGAAATCAAAGCAAGGAACAAACAGACTAAACTTGAATGATAATCGATCCAAACTCGATTGCTTCTCTTATTCAAACCCTTTCAATTTGCTTTCACCAAAAGCAACATTCACCTGTTCTCTCATAGTCAGAACtcagaaaaagagagagagaaagtttAGCTCTTAAGCTGttcaccaaagaagcaagaaagaaaaagttaaGCAAAAAGATTGAAGTCTAATCACCCACATCAAACTTTATCAAGAAGTCAGAAGCTAAAAGGTGATTCATTTCCTTATACATGCatcatatcttcttctcctCATCTTCAACGTTCTGCCAATCCATTCTGGGTTACATGGGAAAGATGATCTCTGTTCCACATTGCTGTGCATCTACGGTCATAAGTGTGTCTTGGAGACCAAGTAGTGTTTCAATGGCTAAGATTTGGGTTTACCATTGAAATTATTTGTTTATGCTGCTCTATGGCTTTCGGTCAACAAAGAAGAGTCAAAACCACAGCTTTTGATTTGGGGATTAATTGCAAAGTGATTTGGTGAGTTGGTGAAGCACACTGTTCAAGGGTTGACCTAGGAGAGAGAGCAACTTaacaacatgcaaggagatacaAAAGAAGTTGGTTCACTATTCAGAAGCTAAGGAGAGAAAAACCAATGTTCTTGAGGTGTATGTTTTGAGAAGATGTCTTTGAAGAAGTTCATCTACTTGGACAGTGCTTCCTAATCAAAGGAGTATTCCGCGAAAAACTGAATCAGAGGCTAGCAAATCTGGTTTATCACATAGCAAAGAAGTTGTTGAAGCATTAATCTTcttcatgttttacagattgtaatttactttttaatatttatttttctgtaatttcttgaggtAAAAGGCATATTGAGAGAGAACTCAAGTAAAAGTCTAAGAGTGAAAAGAGGTAGAGAGATATACATGAgtgaaaagcctagagttatttcagatttttttaggttgattctgtgtcttgtatcttgtaccagTGAAGTACCcatttcttagttgggttagcactaagagtgaatagttaggtattaacataaccaagtcaagttaggttagaacttgagagTGAAAAGATTGTGTCAATCCTgtggaattggtgtatgtaatactttaactATGATGAAAATTCTACCACTTTTGTGGTGGAGACTAGACGTAGATTGCAttgcacaaggcaaccgaaccaggatacatgatgGTGTCAGCTTCTCTCTTTCCTGCACtgttctattttctgatattcatgagacaaaatgaaattgtctcataaattttctGCTGCCGAGTTCAAACAGATTCAGATTGCaagtttgttttaaaaagggttattttattaaagtaaaattaaagtaaaagaaggttatagattcaacccccttctctaagccttctacaatattcaatattattaataaataaattgtattttaaatctaacaatttatatttttatatttttttcaaatattaattaaatttaaaaatatatcacatgttattttatattaaaatattcgTTCAATTAtgtataaaaagattaaaatatcATTTCAATTCATATTTCAAAAGAACTAAATgctctttttaatattttgacaaaaatcatttttagtaattttaaaaaattagaatatcATTTTTAAGTTAAAGTTTGTGGGTATTTTAGTctcttaaaataaattaagtaaaaattttagttttttaaaatgaaatttaaatatgtaGTATCTCTTATAATCAACAATATTAGGGTAAATCACCAAAACAAATTATTTTGATTCTAATATTAAGCATATGTTCTACATGAGATATTGTTATACTTTTGTCATTGTTAATTTTATGTAAATCGTTGTAGCTAGAAATGATTTTATGCTTATATtactataagaaaaatattgaataCTATCGGAATTAACGTTGATTGTTAGCGGCGAGATTTTTGTCGAATTTATCGGTAATAATGGTGTCAAATTCGTAAGGTTTAAGGTTTAGTAATTACCGGCGGATTTTCGAATCTAATGGTAAGTATTGgagggaaaaaaaaataaaatggcaCATTTCTTACCGTTTAATTTAATGGTGAATTTTTTCAATGGTAAATTCAATTAGTGAAATGATGTGTTTTGGGGATCGCAAAAGTTGTACCGTTAAAAAGTCCGATAATAATCGGGACGTAAATTCAAAATGCAAACCTTCTCTCTAGTGTATGTTCGTCACTGCCACCACTACCGCTGCTGCGTAGTTTGTCCTCTTCGAATCTATTCTGCCTCTACAACAATAGGTAATAAATTCAAATGCgaatattaaaaatagaaattaaaattgtatgTTTAATGCTGATGCATGTTGAAATTCGATTAGattatattttgttttgttaattGAAATCTCTATATTAGGCTAAAATATTTTGTtgtaaattgaaaaaattgTCAAGCTATCCATTTTAACAGATTAAAAAATGATTGAGTAATTAAGTTATATTAAAGCATATGTTACTTAATAAAAATgcatatttgaaaaaaaaaagactagtTTAACCTGTTCTTCTGCTTGATGAAAATGGAGATGAGTGTTTATGTCTGGTTGTTTATATccaactatttttttaatagattaTATCAAGATGTATTTAATTTTGCATTATAAAATAATACacaagtttattttatttttaaaatttattagatatcttttatatttattcttttgaatattttaaatagATTAATCCATAATTCACTAAGTTTAAGAATGAATGTCTTAAATCTTTAAATAGGCTTGAACAATGTTTCAAAGACATCATAGCTACTGATTATGGTCCTTGGATGCTATCAAAAGATTTAAATCCTGAagaatttaataatcaaaataatgAAGATTTTGAGAGTGGAGATAACATTAATTATacaaataaatttattgaaGAAGACATTGCCAAAATTAAAACCCAACGTGATATCATTGTTGCATGTTTCACCCTTCATAATTTTA
The Arachis stenosperma cultivar V10309 chromosome 7, arast.V10309.gnm1.PFL2, whole genome shotgun sequence genome window above contains:
- the LOC130942248 gene encoding protein DMP4-like, which produces MDIKLEFDDPNKNKHKDEEELPLLRNTEVPEAERNLVQKAISQTFESTAHLANLLPTGTVLAFQLLSPIFTNLGNCDSAAKTMTSFLVAICAASCFLLCFTDSFRDSKGNICYGFATFRGLWIIDGSTTLPPELAAKYSIRFIDFMHAVMSVMVFAAVALFDPNVANCFFPAPDNETQEILTALPVGIGVFCSMLFVVFPTHRHGIGFPLSTN